A window of Bacteroidales bacterium contains these coding sequences:
- the fmt gene encoding methionyl-tRNA formyltransferase — translation MVSKSAFRIVFMGTPDFSVESLKALVENNYNVVGVVTNTDKPAGRGQQIRESPVKKYAKEQGLPILQPENLSDRDFIQRLKDLDPMLQVVVAFKILPSEVFNIPEYGTFNLHASLLPDYRGAAPINHVIISGESKTGVTTFFLDDKVDTGKIIKKKATEITQDETAGTLHDKLKMLGAELVVETVEAIRNNNYRAISQDELSKNRQTLKKAPKIFKEDCRIDWHKTCSEIYNFIRGLSPYPAAQTLLNNSDQIPLKIFQAYPEKKVHEHACGTLLSDHKNYIKVATPDGFIHLKEIQQSGKKKMDVKEFLKGFKNIEEFNAV, via the coding sequence ATGGTCTCAAAAAGTGCATTTCGCATTGTTTTTATGGGTACACCTGATTTTTCCGTAGAAAGCCTGAAGGCCCTGGTGGAAAACAACTATAATGTGGTGGGTGTGGTTACCAATACTGATAAGCCTGCCGGCAGAGGCCAGCAAATCCGGGAATCTCCCGTCAAAAAGTATGCAAAGGAGCAAGGATTGCCCATTCTTCAGCCTGAAAATCTTTCAGACCGGGATTTTATTCAACGGCTAAAAGATCTGGATCCAATGCTCCAGGTAGTGGTTGCTTTCAAAATTTTGCCTTCGGAAGTATTCAATATACCGGAATATGGAACCTTCAATTTGCATGCCTCCCTCCTGCCCGATTATCGTGGAGCGGCCCCCATCAATCATGTAATCATCAGCGGTGAGTCCAAAACAGGAGTCACAACATTCTTTCTCGATGATAAGGTTGATACGGGAAAAATCATTAAGAAAAAAGCAACGGAGATCACACAGGATGAAACTGCCGGAACGCTCCATGACAAGCTGAAGATGCTGGGAGCCGAATTGGTGGTGGAAACGGTAGAGGCCATACGAAACAACAACTACCGGGCCATTTCGCAGGATGAACTGAGCAAAAACAGGCAAACATTAAAAAAAGCTCCCAAAATATTCAAAGAAGACTGCCGGATTGATTGGCACAAGACCTGTAGCGAAATATACAATTTTATTCGGGGACTAAGCCCTTATCCGGCTGCTCAAACCCTTTTAAACAATTCAGATCAGATACCGCTTAAAATCTTTCAGGCATATCCCGAAAAAAAGGTACATGAACATGCCTGCGGTACCCTTTTATCCGACCATAAAAACTATATAAAAGTAGCCACTCCGGACGGATTTATTCACCTCAAAGAAATTCAGCAGTCAGGTAAAAAAAAGATGGATGTGAAGGAATTTCTGAAAGGATTCAAAAATATTGAAGAGTTTAATGCAGTCTAA
- a CDS encoding bifunctional 3,4-dihydroxy-2-butanone-4-phosphate synthase/GTP cyclohydrolase II, giving the protein MSQNQDELKHRLNTIEEAINDIREGKLVIVVDDEARENEGDFIVAAEKITAETVNFMTKYGRGLICAPLPEERCNELELEMMVDKNTSFHETPFTVSVDLIGHGCTTGISASDRAKTIKALVDPKTQPEDMGRPGHVFPLKAKNNGVLRRAGHTEAVVDLTRLAGLKPGGALVEIMNDDGSMARLPELIEISQKFNLKTVTIEDLIAYRIRQESLIERGVRVKLPTEYGNFELIPFKQKSNGVEHIALVKGKWNKEEPVLVRVHSSCISGDIFGSKRCDCGPQLHKAMEMIEKKGKGVLVYMNQEGRGIGFFNKIKAYKLQEQGRDTVEANLDLGFEEDERDYGVGANILRELGLGKIRLLTNNPVKRKGLEGYGLEIVENIPLEVEPNEYNRFYLKTKKLKMGHRLELVDPNELKKNNEEEAGEKEPKKSVSYSESGKDNKWADS; this is encoded by the coding sequence ATGAGCCAGAATCAGGATGAACTAAAGCACAGGCTAAATACCATAGAAGAAGCCATAAACGATATAAGAGAAGGCAAACTTGTGATTGTCGTGGATGACGAAGCAAGGGAAAACGAGGGCGATTTTATAGTGGCTGCCGAAAAGATCACTGCTGAAACCGTAAACTTCATGACCAAATATGGTCGCGGATTAATTTGTGCTCCCCTGCCTGAAGAAAGATGTAACGAACTGGAGCTGGAAATGATGGTTGACAAAAACACCTCATTCCATGAAACACCTTTTACGGTATCCGTGGACCTGATCGGACACGGCTGTACTACAGGAATATCGGCATCGGACAGGGCCAAAACCATAAAAGCCCTGGTTGACCCCAAAACACAGCCCGAAGATATGGGCAGGCCGGGTCACGTATTTCCGCTAAAAGCAAAAAATAATGGAGTACTGAGAAGGGCAGGGCATACTGAAGCAGTGGTTGATCTGACCCGTTTAGCCGGATTAAAACCGGGAGGGGCACTGGTGGAGATCATGAACGACGATGGTTCTATGGCGCGCCTTCCGGAATTGATAGAAATTTCCCAAAAGTTCAACCTAAAGACCGTTACCATTGAAGACCTGATAGCCTATCGCATACGGCAGGAATCACTTATAGAAAGGGGGGTTCGCGTTAAACTGCCCACAGAATACGGCAATTTTGAGCTGATTCCCTTTAAACAGAAATCCAACGGTGTCGAACATATTGCCCTGGTAAAGGGAAAATGGAACAAAGAAGAGCCTGTGCTGGTGAGAGTCCACTCTTCTTGCATAAGCGGCGATATATTTGGTTCCAAAAGGTGCGATTGTGGCCCGCAGTTGCACAAAGCCATGGAGATGATCGAAAAGAAAGGAAAAGGCGTACTGGTATATATGAACCAGGAAGGACGGGGCATTGGGTTTTTCAATAAAATAAAGGCCTATAAATTACAGGAACAGGGGAGAGATACAGTGGAAGCCAATCTGGATCTGGGATTCGAAGAAGATGAAAGGGATTACGGAGTTGGTGCCAACATACTCCGGGAACTCGGGCTTGGTAAAATCAGGCTGTTAACCAATAATCCGGTAAAAAGGAAAGGTCTTGAGGGGTATGGACTGGAAATCGTGGAGAATATCCCCCTGGAGGTGGAACCCAACGAATACAACCGCTTTTACCTGAAAACGAAAAAACTTAAAATGGGACACCGGCTGGAACTGGTCGATCCCAATGAACTAAAAAAAAACAATGAAGAAGAAGCAGGCGAAAAAGAACCCAAAAAGTCCGTTTCTTACTCCGAATCCGGTAAAGATAACAAATGGGCTGATTCATAA
- a CDS encoding LptF/LptG family permease codes for MKRLHKLLIKSFIKPLIATFFVVQFILILQFLYRVIDDLAGKGLGWDIIAELLLYASASLVPLALPLAVLLSSIMTFGNLGEYSELTAIKSSGISLQKFMRPLIVLVVCLSIGAFFYANHVIPYANLKALSLRYDIKQQREELQIREGVFYNDIEGYSIKVGHKNPRTNLMKDIMIYEHNKEKGNAQVTVADSGYINMTSDESELLVTLFHGRSYAEMQESNKSKPRGEEKQYPFQQRTFDKETILIDISGFSFSRTDEQLFKDNYQMLSINELEKNRDSLRHSYNQKAAELSKELDNNLFVHEKHNKHARNEVKNRSEAREAKKSQQASENSPDTNPEDKNADSPPYIYARDSLQPVKEKEYAYMYTALPDSTASNYVTRPSEIQYAGTGGDASSSDHPETQEQPQKFDNNPNTFDVDTFLDTLETRHKLNIINHALSNARQNSQKITDSKKIFEQRQKNIFKHQIHWHKKFTLSFACLIFFFIGAPLGSIIRKGGLGAPLVVSVVFFIIYYIIDISGENFVEKGVLPAYFGMWLSSLVFLPIGIFLTYKASNDSMILNTDTYTKAVRKIFSFITGTKEETENNENRDFHEQ; via the coding sequence TTGAAACGTCTACATAAATTACTGATTAAATCGTTTATAAAACCACTTATAGCCACATTTTTTGTTGTCCAGTTCATCCTGATCCTTCAGTTTTTATATCGAGTTATCGATGACCTGGCGGGAAAAGGACTGGGATGGGACATTATTGCCGAGTTGTTGCTATATGCTTCCGCTTCGTTGGTACCTCTTGCCCTTCCGCTTGCTGTATTGTTGTCTTCTATTATGACATTCGGGAATCTGGGCGAATATTCGGAGCTTACTGCCATTAAATCTTCAGGCATTTCGCTGCAAAAATTCATGAGGCCACTGATTGTTCTTGTAGTTTGCCTAAGTATCGGGGCCTTCTTTTATGCCAATCATGTGATTCCCTATGCCAACCTCAAAGCATTATCCCTGCGCTACGACATCAAGCAGCAAAGAGAAGAGCTGCAAATCAGAGAAGGTGTATTCTACAATGATATCGAGGGCTACAGCATAAAGGTAGGTCACAAAAATCCCCGCACCAATCTGATGAAAGACATCATGATCTATGAACACAATAAAGAAAAAGGAAATGCCCAGGTAACGGTGGCCGATTCAGGATACATCAACATGACGAGTGATGAATCCGAACTGCTGGTTACCCTTTTCCACGGCCGATCCTATGCTGAGATGCAGGAAAGCAATAAATCAAAACCACGGGGAGAAGAAAAACAATATCCTTTTCAACAGAGAACCTTCGATAAAGAAACCATATTGATTGATATTTCAGGTTTCAGTTTCAGCCGTACCGATGAACAACTTTTCAAGGACAATTACCAAATGCTCTCGATCAATGAACTGGAAAAAAACAGAGACTCCCTGAGGCATAGTTATAACCAAAAAGCCGCAGAGCTTTCAAAGGAACTGGATAACAACCTGTTTGTTCATGAAAAACATAACAAGCATGCCCGTAACGAAGTAAAGAACAGGTCAGAGGCCCGGGAAGCAAAAAAGTCCCAGCAGGCCTCAGAAAATTCTCCGGATACAAATCCGGAAGATAAAAATGCGGATTCACCCCCTTACATTTACGCCCGTGACAGTCTGCAGCCGGTAAAAGAAAAGGAATATGCCTACATGTATACCGCTCTCCCGGATTCAACAGCCTCAAACTACGTAACCCGTCCATCCGAAATACAATATGCAGGAACGGGTGGAGATGCATCATCTTCAGACCATCCGGAAACACAAGAGCAACCCCAAAAATTCGATAATAACCCCAATACATTCGATGTGGATACTTTCCTGGATACCCTTGAAACCAGACATAAACTGAATATAATAAACCATGCACTGAGCAATGCCAGACAAAACAGCCAGAAAATAACCGACTCAAAAAAGATATTTGAGCAGAGGCAGAAGAACATCTTCAAGCATCAGATTCACTGGCATAAAAAGTTTACTCTGTCTTTTGCCTGCCTCATCTTTTTCTTTATAGGTGCCCCGTTGGGTTCGATCATCCGTAAAGGAGGCCTGGGAGCACCTCTGGTGGTCTCCGTCGTATTTTTCATCATTTATTACATTATTGACATATCCGGTGAAAACTTTGTAGAGAAAGGAGTATTACCCGCATACTTCGGGATGTGGCTTTCATCCCTGGTCTTCCTTCCCATTGGTATATTCCTGACTTACAAAGCATCAAACGATTCCATGATACTTAACACAGACACCTACACTAAAGCCGTCAGGAAGATCTTTTCATTTATAACGGGCACAAAGGAAGAAACCGAAAATAATGAGAATAGGGATTTTCATGAACAATAA
- a CDS encoding SRPBCC domain-containing protein, with the protein MKSELEIEFFINVSPVILFPRLSTAGGLVEWFADDIRVNEDVFTFIWDGVEYPARILHQKKNRYIRFKWLDDQDNQSYFEFKILEDDLTGDVTLLVTDFAEEEEKSDVSFLWEKQVDNLKNALGVT; encoded by the coding sequence ATGAAATCAGAACTGGAAATTGAATTTTTTATAAACGTATCACCTGTCATTTTATTTCCCCGCCTAAGCACGGCGGGCGGATTGGTTGAATGGTTTGCCGATGATATCCGTGTCAATGAAGATGTGTTCACCTTTATATGGGACGGGGTGGAATACCCAGCCCGTATTTTGCATCAAAAGAAGAACCGTTACATCCGTTTTAAATGGTTGGATGATCAGGATAATCAAAGTTATTTTGAGTTCAAAATCCTGGAGGACGATCTGACCGGGGACGTTACCCTTTTGGTTACTGATTTTGCAGAGGAAGAAGAAAAATCCGACGTTTCCTTCCTATGGGAAAAACAAGTTGATAATCTAAAAAATGCACTGGGTGTAACTTAA
- a CDS encoding co-chaperone GroES: MALEIGDQDLSKFILIGDRVLIKPKDPQSKTKSGLYLPPSVQEKEKIHSGYVLKVGPGYPIPAVTDEDEPWKDQQDEVKYVPLQPKEGDLAIYLQSTAHEIIFKNERYIIVPHNSILMVIRDEGLFE; the protein is encoded by the coding sequence ATGGCTTTAGAAATAGGTGATCAGGATCTCAGTAAATTCATTCTCATTGGCGACCGGGTGTTGATTAAACCCAAGGATCCGCAATCCAAAACCAAATCGGGTTTATATCTTCCTCCCAGTGTACAGGAAAAAGAAAAAATCCACAGTGGTTACGTTCTGAAGGTGGGTCCCGGGTATCCCATTCCAGCGGTTACAGATGAGGATGAACCGTGGAAAGACCAACAGGATGAGGTGAAGTATGTTCCTTTGCAGCCAAAGGAAGGGGATTTGGCCATTTATTTACAGAGTACGGCTCATGAGATCATTTTTAAAAATGAAAGGTATATTATTGTTCCCCATAATTCAATTTTGATGGTCATCAGGGATGAAGGCCTGTTTGAATAA
- a CDS encoding Spy/CpxP family protein refolding chaperone — MKRFNRLLTILFAGLFLFTAANVMAQRGQGFKGQSMGRSGGPGFHRQCQMIPDLNDDQQEQIKDLRTDQMKEMTQYRNRLTEKRASLRTLQTQDDPDMAAINNTIEEMGEIRTEMQKARAEHHQEIREILTEEQRAIFDARMKRSRGNFMQQRMGNMRGNRGMCPMGDMRPMGGMRMRSFD; from the coding sequence ATGAAAAGATTCAATCGATTATTAACAATTCTTTTTGCAGGGCTGTTTCTTTTTACAGCCGCGAATGTTATGGCTCAAAGAGGCCAGGGATTTAAAGGCCAGAGCATGGGTAGGTCCGGTGGACCTGGATTTCATCGGCAATGCCAGATGATTCCCGATCTGAACGACGACCAACAGGAACAAATCAAAGATCTTAGAACAGATCAGATGAAAGAGATGACTCAGTACCGAAACCGTTTAACGGAAAAAAGGGCTTCGCTCAGAACGCTTCAAACCCAGGATGATCCTGACATGGCAGCCATCAACAACACCATTGAAGAAATGGGAGAGATACGTACCGAAATGCAAAAAGCCCGTGCTGAACATCATCAGGAAATAAGGGAAATCCTCACGGAAGAACAGCGTGCAATCTTCGATGCCCGCATGAAAAGATCACGGGGCAATTTTATGCAACAACGTATGGGAAACATGAGAGGAAACAGAGGGATGTGTCCTATGGGAGATATGCGCCCCATGGGAGGAATGCGCATGAGATCATTTGATTAG
- a CDS encoding periplasmic heavy metal sensor, with the protein MNKFTKKQILIGALILLFVINIAALGTIIYQNYQHKWKEPSFSVEKPDWSERNKDSDEWAAQRKGKDRWPRRNDSLQRKGGQQEGRGFEYFIKRRLQLDQEQFREFQTLHKENMELMKGIARELSNKRDTLMEELAKEASDSSKMNRLAREIGTLHTQLKKNTIDHFTKMKKLCTPEQRERLNRMIMEMADHGRHEPGAGMRKGGPPHGRMDRK; encoded by the coding sequence ATGAATAAATTTACTAAGAAACAAATACTGATAGGAGCGCTCATACTGCTTTTTGTAATCAATATAGCAGCTTTGGGGACAATCATATATCAAAACTATCAGCATAAATGGAAAGAGCCTTCTTTCTCTGTTGAAAAACCCGACTGGTCGGAACGAAACAAAGACAGCGACGAATGGGCAGCACAAAGAAAGGGTAAAGACAGATGGCCCCGGAGAAACGACAGCTTGCAGAGAAAAGGGGGACAACAAGAAGGCCGGGGCTTTGAATACTTCATAAAAAGAAGGCTCCAGCTCGATCAGGAACAGTTCCGGGAATTTCAAACATTACATAAAGAAAACATGGAGTTAATGAAAGGCATTGCCCGGGAACTCAGCAACAAAAGAGATACCTTAATGGAGGAGCTGGCAAAAGAGGCGTCCGACAGCAGCAAGATGAACAGGTTGGCCAGGGAAATCGGAACGCTTCATACCCAACTGAAAAAAAATACCATCGATCATTTCACCAAAATGAAAAAGCTTTGTACACCCGAACAAAGAGAAAGACTCAACAGGATGATCATGGAAATGGCCGATCACGGCAGACATGAACCCGGAGCCGGTATGAGAAAGGGTGGTCCGCCCCATGGTAGAATGGACAGAAAATGA